From Amycolatopsis sp. YIM 10, the proteins below share one genomic window:
- a CDS encoding PhoH family protein, with protein sequence MAGTAPGGAARSEVPREEDQQVEAAAAPDAKSRFPIPDAAALTLLGSRDENLRVAEELLAADVHVRGNEVTLTGAPADVAFAERVFAELVTLAGRGQQVDPATVRRTVSMLSSGGAESPADVLSMDILSRRGRTIRPKTLNQKRYVDAIDKHTIVFGVGPAGTGKTYLAMAKAVQALQAKLVTRIVLTRPAVEAGERLGYLPGTLNEKIDPYLRPLYDALHDMVDPESIPRLMQAGTIEIAPLAYMRGRTLNDAFIILDEAQNTTPEQMKMFLTRLGFGSKIVVTGDITQVDLPSGQRSGLRVVREILEGVDDLHFATLTSQDVVRHRLVGDIVDAYEKWQAVQDATETTHGWKGQRR encoded by the coding sequence GTGGCCGGTACCGCACCGGGTGGAGCCGCCCGATCCGAAGTCCCGCGCGAAGAAGACCAGCAGGTCGAGGCGGCAGCCGCGCCGGACGCGAAGTCCCGTTTCCCCATTCCCGACGCCGCCGCGCTGACCCTGCTCGGGTCGCGGGACGAGAACCTGCGCGTCGCCGAGGAGCTGCTGGCCGCGGACGTGCACGTCCGCGGCAACGAGGTCACCCTCACCGGCGCCCCGGCGGACGTGGCGTTCGCCGAGCGCGTGTTCGCCGAGCTGGTCACCCTGGCCGGCCGCGGCCAGCAGGTCGACCCGGCGACCGTGCGGCGCACGGTGTCCATGCTCTCCTCCGGCGGCGCCGAATCGCCCGCCGACGTGCTCAGCATGGACATCCTGTCCCGCCGCGGCCGCACCATCCGGCCGAAGACGCTGAACCAGAAGCGCTACGTCGACGCCATCGACAAGCACACGATCGTGTTCGGTGTCGGCCCCGCCGGTACCGGCAAGACGTACCTGGCGATGGCGAAGGCCGTGCAGGCCCTGCAGGCCAAGCTGGTCACCAGGATCGTGCTGACCCGCCCGGCGGTCGAGGCCGGTGAGCGGCTGGGGTACCTGCCCGGCACGCTCAACGAGAAGATCGACCCGTACCTGCGCCCGCTCTACGACGCGCTGCACGACATGGTCGATCCCGAGTCGATCCCGCGCCTGATGCAGGCGGGCACGATCGAGATCGCGCCGCTGGCGTACATGCGCGGCCGCACCCTCAACGACGCGTTCATCATCCTGGACGAGGCGCAGAACACCACGCCGGAACAGATGAAGATGTTCCTCACCCGCCTCGGCTTCGGCTCGAAGATCGTGGTCACCGGGGACATCACCCAGGTCGACCTGCCCAGCGGGCAGCGCAGCGGCCTGCGGGTGGTGCGCGAGATCCTCGAGGGCGTCGACGACCTGCACTTCGCCACGCTGACCAGCCAGGACGTGGTCCGCCACCGCCTGGTCGGCGACATCGTGGACGCCTACGAGAAGTGGCAGGCCGTGCAGGACGCCACCGAGACCACCCACGGCTGGAAGGGCCAGCGCCGGTGA
- a CDS encoding 16S rRNA (uracil(1498)-N(3))-methyltransferase encodes MDPVFLVEALPAGDRAVLDGDEARHAATVRRIRPGERLVLTDGRGGGARCVAESVQGGRDASLDLRVEESWFEPEPELRVIVAQALAKGDRGELAVELATEAGVDEIVPWRAARSVAKWEDGPRGDKALARWRSTARAAAKQARRTWLPPVTEPMSTKQLAALAGEVDRALVLEAEAGVRLVDAGLPAAGRLLLVVGPEGGIGADELAALSDAGARPVRLGQTVLRTSTAAAVALGALGALTPRWA; translated from the coding sequence GTGGATCCGGTTTTCCTGGTCGAGGCGCTGCCCGCCGGTGATCGAGCGGTGCTCGACGGGGACGAGGCACGCCACGCGGCGACCGTGCGCCGCATCCGCCCAGGTGAGCGCTTGGTGCTCACCGACGGCCGCGGCGGTGGCGCACGATGCGTGGCCGAGTCCGTTCAGGGCGGTCGCGACGCCTCGCTGGACTTGCGCGTCGAGGAATCCTGGTTCGAGCCGGAGCCGGAGTTGCGCGTGATCGTCGCGCAGGCACTGGCCAAGGGCGATCGCGGTGAGCTGGCGGTGGAACTGGCCACCGAGGCGGGCGTCGACGAGATAGTGCCGTGGCGAGCCGCCCGCAGCGTGGCGAAGTGGGAGGACGGCCCGCGCGGCGACAAGGCATTGGCGCGCTGGCGCTCCACCGCGCGCGCGGCCGCGAAGCAGGCCAGGCGCACGTGGCTGCCGCCGGTGACGGAACCGATGAGCACCAAGCAACTGGCCGCACTGGCCGGCGAAGTCGATCGCGCTTTGGTGCTGGAAGCCGAAGCCGGTGTCCGTCTGGTGGATGCCGGCCTTCCGGCAGCCGGAAGACTCCTGCTGGTGGTTGGACCGGAGGGCGGAATCGGCGCCGACGAACTGGCCGCGCTCTCGGACGCGGGCGCACGTCCGGTCAGACTAGGCCAGACCGTACTGCGGACCTCGACCGCGGCAGCGGTGGCTCTAGGTGCACTTGGAGCGCTCACGCCACGCTGGGCCTGA
- the dnaJ gene encoding molecular chaperone DnaJ, translating into MARDYYGTLGVAKNATDQEIKRAYRKLARELHPDVNPSEDAKHRFGEVTTAYEVLSDPQKRKVVDLGGDPMDGGAARGGGGGDPFGGFGGLGDIMDAFFGGAAGGGGRGRGPRSRVQPGSDALIRIGLTLEECATGIDKEITVDTAILCDLCRGAGTAAGATTKTCDTCGGQGEIQSVQRSFLGQVVTARACPVCRGFGEVITDPCRQCGGDGRVRSRRTVTAKVPPGVGDGMRIRLSGQGEVGPGGGPAGDLYVEIDEAPHEVFIRQGNDLHCKLSVPMTTAALGAKVPMETLIDGEHELEVEPGTQPNTELVLTGKGMPRLRSSGRVDGRGDLHVHVEVVVPTKLDEAQRELLRELAQTRGEDSPTLAGNGKHGGLFSKLRTKSR; encoded by the coding sequence GTGGCCAGGGACTATTACGGCACGCTCGGTGTCGCGAAGAACGCGACCGATCAGGAGATCAAGCGCGCGTACCGCAAGCTCGCCCGCGAGCTCCACCCGGACGTCAACCCGTCCGAGGACGCCAAGCACCGCTTCGGCGAGGTGACCACGGCCTACGAGGTGCTGTCCGACCCGCAGAAGCGCAAGGTCGTCGACCTCGGCGGCGACCCGATGGACGGCGGTGCCGCCCGCGGTGGTGGTGGCGGCGACCCGTTCGGCGGCTTCGGCGGGCTCGGCGACATCATGGACGCCTTCTTCGGCGGCGCGGCGGGCGGCGGTGGCCGCGGTCGCGGTCCGCGCAGCCGCGTGCAGCCGGGTTCGGACGCGCTCATCCGCATCGGCCTGACGCTGGAGGAGTGCGCCACCGGCATCGACAAGGAGATCACCGTCGACACGGCGATCCTGTGCGACCTGTGCCGCGGTGCCGGTACCGCGGCCGGTGCCACCACGAAGACCTGCGACACCTGCGGCGGGCAGGGCGAGATCCAGTCCGTGCAGCGGTCGTTCCTCGGCCAGGTGGTCACCGCCCGTGCCTGCCCGGTCTGCCGCGGGTTCGGCGAGGTCATCACCGACCCGTGCCGCCAGTGCGGTGGTGACGGGCGCGTGCGCTCGCGCCGCACGGTGACCGCGAAGGTGCCGCCGGGCGTCGGTGACGGCATGCGCATCCGGCTGTCCGGCCAGGGCGAGGTCGGTCCCGGTGGCGGGCCCGCCGGTGACCTGTACGTGGAGATCGACGAGGCACCGCACGAGGTGTTCATCCGCCAGGGCAACGATCTGCACTGCAAGCTGAGCGTGCCGATGACCACCGCCGCGCTGGGCGCGAAGGTGCCGATGGAGACGCTGATCGACGGTGAGCACGAGCTGGAGGTCGAGCCGGGCACCCAGCCGAACACCGAGCTGGTGCTGACCGGCAAGGGCATGCCGAGGCTGCGCTCGTCCGGGCGCGTCGACGGCCGCGGTGACCTGCACGTGCACGTCGAGGTCGTGGTGCCGACCAAGCTCGACGAGGCGCAGCGGGAGCTGCTGCGCGAGCTGGCCCAGACGCGCGGGGAGGACTCGCCGACGCTGGCGGGCAACGGCAAGCACGGCGGGTTGTTCTCGAAGTTGCGCACCAAGAGCCGGTAG
- a CDS encoding CoA-acylating methylmalonate-semialdehyde dehydrogenase, producing the protein MTARISHWIDGKPFSGVAERAGDVFDPATGQVAARVDFAGPAEVEAAVTAAKNAFPGWRNTSLAARSRVLFAFRQLLSERKDELAKIVTSEHGKVESDAAGEIARAIENVEYACGAAQMLKGGFSENASTGVDVYSIAQPLGVVGVISPFNFPAMVPLWFVPNAIACGNTVVLKPSEKDPSAANFIAELFAEAGLPAGVLNVLHGDKVAVDGLLENPVVKAISFVGSTPIARYVYETGTRHGKRVQALGGAKNHMVVLPDADLDLAADAAVSAGFGSAGERCMAVSVVVAVDPVGDELVAKIAERIRKLRVGDGRRPDSEMGPLVTAAHHAKVESYVEAGVTAGAELVVDGRGIEVDGEDSGYWLGPTLFDKVSPEMSVYRDEIFGPVLSVVRAEGYEPAVELINANPYGNGVAIFTTDGGAARRFQNEIEVGMVGVNVPIPVPVGYYSFGGWKDSLFGDSHAYGPEGFHFFTRTKVVTSRWPDPSHGGVNLGFPRNT; encoded by the coding sequence GTGACGGCACGGATCAGCCACTGGATCGACGGCAAGCCCTTCTCCGGGGTGGCCGAGCGCGCCGGGGACGTGTTCGACCCGGCCACCGGGCAGGTGGCCGCGCGGGTCGACTTCGCCGGGCCCGCCGAGGTCGAGGCCGCGGTCACCGCGGCGAAGAACGCCTTCCCCGGCTGGCGGAACACCTCGCTGGCCGCGCGCAGCCGGGTGCTGTTCGCCTTCCGGCAGCTGCTCTCCGAGCGCAAGGACGAGCTGGCGAAGATCGTCACCAGCGAGCACGGCAAGGTCGAGTCGGACGCCGCCGGTGAGATCGCGCGCGCCATCGAGAACGTCGAATACGCCTGCGGGGCCGCGCAGATGCTCAAGGGCGGGTTCAGCGAAAACGCCTCCACCGGCGTCGACGTGTACTCGATCGCCCAACCGCTCGGGGTGGTCGGTGTGATCTCGCCGTTCAACTTCCCGGCCATGGTGCCGCTGTGGTTCGTGCCCAACGCGATCGCCTGCGGCAACACCGTCGTGCTCAAGCCGAGCGAGAAGGACCCGTCGGCGGCGAACTTCATCGCCGAGCTGTTCGCCGAGGCCGGGCTGCCCGCCGGGGTGCTCAACGTGCTGCACGGCGACAAGGTCGCGGTCGACGGGCTGCTGGAAAACCCCGTGGTGAAGGCGATTTCGTTCGTCGGGTCCACGCCGATCGCGCGCTACGTCTACGAAACCGGGACGCGGCACGGCAAGCGCGTGCAGGCGCTCGGCGGCGCGAAGAACCACATGGTGGTGCTGCCGGACGCGGACCTCGACCTGGCCGCCGACGCGGCCGTCTCGGCGGGCTTCGGCTCGGCGGGGGAGCGCTGCATGGCGGTCTCCGTGGTGGTCGCGGTGGACCCGGTCGGGGACGAGCTGGTCGCCAAGATCGCCGAGCGCATCCGGAAGCTGCGGGTCGGTGACGGCCGCAGGCCCGACTCCGAGATGGGCCCGCTGGTCACCGCCGCGCACCACGCCAAGGTCGAGTCCTATGTGGAGGCGGGCGTGACCGCGGGCGCGGAGCTGGTGGTGGACGGCCGCGGGATCGAGGTGGACGGCGAGGACAGCGGCTACTGGCTCGGCCCGACGCTGTTCGACAAGGTCTCGCCGGAGATGTCGGTCTACCGCGACGAGATCTTCGGGCCGGTGCTCTCGGTGGTCCGCGCCGAGGGCTACGAGCCGGCGGTCGAGCTGATCAACGCCAACCCGTACGGCAACGGTGTCGCGATCTTCACCACCGACGGCGGTGCCGCGCGGCGGTTCCAGAACGAGATCGAGGTCGGCATGGTCGGGGTGAACGTGCCGATCCCGGTGCCGGTCGGCTACTACTCGTTCGGTGGCTGGAAGGACTCCCTCTTCGGCGACAGCCACGCCTACGGACCGGAGGGCTTCCACTTCTTCACCCGCACCAAAGTGGTCACCTCGCGCTGGCCGGACCCCTCCCACGGCGGGGTCAACCTCGGCTTCCCGCGCAACACCTAA
- a CDS encoding cytidine deaminase, whose translation MPEELGAEDEKIVILARSARARTGAAEGAAVRDTDGRTYSATNVELPSFQLTALQAAIAAAVSSGAEGLEAAVLVSAEPAFPEQSVHAVRDLAPDAPIFRADPSGSVQEVLR comes from the coding sequence ATGCCTGAGGAGCTCGGGGCCGAGGACGAGAAGATCGTCATTCTCGCCCGCTCGGCCAGGGCGCGGACCGGCGCGGCCGAAGGGGCCGCCGTCCGGGACACCGACGGCCGCACCTACTCGGCGACCAACGTGGAACTGCCCTCCTTCCAGCTGACCGCGTTGCAGGCGGCGATCGCCGCCGCGGTGTCCAGCGGCGCGGAGGGCCTGGAGGCGGCCGTGCTGGTCTCCGCGGAACCCGCCTTCCCGGAGCAGTCGGTGCACGCGGTCCGTGATCTTGCTCCGGATGCCCCTATTTTTCGCGCGGACCCTTCCGGATCGGTCCAGGAAGTGCTGCGCTAG
- the hrcA gene encoding heat-inducible transcriptional repressor HrcA: protein MANADERRFEVLRAIVADYVANQEPVGSKAIVDRHNLGVSSATVRNDMAALEEEGYIAQPHTSAGRIPTDKGYRLFVDRLSEIKPLSAAERRAITSFLDGAVDMEDVLRRSVRLLAQLTRQVAVVQYPMMTNSTVRHLEVVPLTAARLMLVLITDTGRVDQRTVDIGDVITEEAVARLRTSLNAALAGRRLTEAAARVAELPEQAPADLRDATTRVCTVLVESLVEHPEERLVLGGTANLTRNVADFPGSLRQVLEALEEQVVVLKLLAAARNPGAVTVRIGEENEDEQMRSTSVVSVGYGMDTLLGGMGIVGPTRMDYPTTIAAVRAVANYVGQMLSGK from the coding sequence GTGGCGAACGCGGATGAGCGCCGGTTCGAGGTGCTGCGCGCCATCGTCGCGGACTACGTGGCGAACCAGGAACCGGTGGGTTCCAAGGCCATCGTCGACCGGCACAACCTGGGTGTGTCGAGCGCCACGGTCCGCAACGACATGGCGGCGCTGGAGGAGGAGGGTTACATCGCCCAGCCCCACACCAGCGCCGGGCGGATCCCCACGGACAAGGGCTACCGGCTCTTCGTCGACCGGCTCTCCGAGATCAAGCCGCTGTCCGCGGCCGAGCGCCGGGCGATCACCTCGTTCCTCGACGGCGCGGTCGACATGGAGGACGTGCTCCGCCGGTCGGTCCGGCTGCTGGCGCAGCTGACCAGGCAGGTCGCCGTGGTCCAGTACCCGATGATGACCAACTCGACCGTGCGCCACCTCGAGGTGGTGCCGCTGACCGCGGCCCGGCTGATGCTGGTGCTGATCACCGACACCGGCCGCGTCGACCAGCGCACGGTGGACATCGGCGACGTGATCACCGAGGAGGCGGTCGCCCGGCTGCGGACCTCGCTGAACGCCGCGCTGGCCGGGCGGCGGCTGACCGAGGCGGCGGCCAGGGTGGCCGAGCTGCCCGAGCAGGCCCCCGCCGACCTGCGTGACGCCACCACCCGGGTGTGTACCGTGCTGGTCGAGTCGCTGGTGGAGCACCCGGAGGAACGGCTGGTGCTCGGTGGCACGGCGAACCTGACCCGCAACGTGGCGGATTTCCCGGGTTCGCTGCGCCAGGTGCTGGAGGCACTGGAGGAGCAGGTGGTCGTGCTGAAGCTGCTCGCGGCGGCACGCAACCCCGGTGCGGTCACGGTGCGCATCGGCGAGGAAAATGAGGACGAGCAGATGCGGAGCACCTCGGTCGTGTCGGTCGGCTACGGCATGGACACGCTGCTCGGCGGCATGGGGATCGTCGGGCCGACGAGGATGGACTACCCGACCACCATCGCCGCGGTGCGTGCGGTGGCCAACTACGTCGGGCAGATGCTCTCGGGCAAGTGA
- a CDS encoding hemolysin family protein: MTSSTSLLIIAVTLVLLGGVFAAADAAVSTVSQARAEGMVRLGRAGARQLVAVIAERRRHINLLLLLRLGCELTSTVLVTVVFLRWIEPVSLAVVVAGVVMVVVSYVLIGVGPRTIGRQHPYRVGLVVAGPVRALGTVLGPLSKLLILLGNAITPGKGFREGPFTSEVELRELVDLAQERGVVEDSEREMIHSVFELGDTVAREVMVPRTEIVWIEQGKTVRQALALSLRSGFTRLPVIGESVDDIVGVVNIKDLVRASMADDGAAREVRELMSQASFVPDSKRLDDLLKEMQVSRHHLAIAIDEYGGTAGLLTIEDILEEIVGEITDESDADERPPIEMLDESSVRVSARLGVDDLGELFGIELDDHDVETVGGLLAQRLGRVPLPGAEAEIAGLRLHAEGGKDRRGRMRITTVVVRANDDRIAGRRVRVPREERDEQDERDRSVEHA; the protein is encoded by the coding sequence ATGACCAGCTCCACCTCCCTGCTGATCATCGCCGTCACCCTGGTCCTGCTGGGCGGGGTGTTCGCCGCGGCGGACGCGGCGGTCAGCACGGTGTCGCAGGCCAGGGCGGAGGGCATGGTGCGGCTCGGCCGCGCCGGGGCACGCCAGCTGGTGGCGGTGATCGCCGAACGGCGGCGCCACATCAACCTGCTGCTCCTGCTGCGGCTGGGGTGCGAGCTGACCTCCACGGTCCTGGTCACCGTGGTCTTCCTGCGCTGGATCGAGCCGGTCTCGCTGGCCGTGGTGGTCGCGGGCGTGGTGATGGTGGTGGTCAGCTACGTGCTGATCGGGGTCGGCCCGCGCACCATCGGCCGCCAGCACCCGTACCGCGTCGGGCTGGTGGTGGCCGGGCCGGTGCGCGCGCTCGGCACCGTGCTCGGCCCGCTGAGCAAGCTGCTGATCCTGCTGGGCAACGCGATCACCCCGGGCAAGGGCTTCCGCGAGGGCCCGTTCACCTCCGAGGTCGAGCTGCGCGAGCTGGTCGACCTCGCCCAGGAACGCGGGGTGGTGGAGGACTCCGAGCGCGAGATGATCCACTCGGTGTTCGAGCTGGGGGACACGGTGGCCCGCGAGGTGATGGTGCCGCGCACCGAGATCGTCTGGATCGAGCAGGGCAAGACCGTGCGTCAGGCGCTGGCGCTGTCCCTGCGCTCCGGCTTCACCCGGCTGCCGGTGATCGGCGAGTCGGTCGACGACATCGTCGGTGTGGTCAACATCAAGGACCTGGTCCGGGCCTCGATGGCCGACGACGGCGCCGCGCGCGAGGTGCGCGAGCTGATGAGCCAGGCCAGTTTCGTGCCCGACTCCAAGCGGCTCGACGACCTGCTCAAGGAGATGCAGGTCTCGCGTCACCACCTGGCCATCGCGATCGACGAGTACGGCGGCACGGCGGGCCTGCTCACCATCGAGGACATTCTCGAGGAGATCGTCGGCGAGATCACCGACGAGTCCGACGCCGACGAGCGCCCGCCGATCGAGATGCTGGACGAGTCCTCGGTGCGGGTTTCGGCCAGGCTCGGCGTGGACGACCTCGGCGAGCTTTTCGGCATCGAACTGGACGACCACGACGTGGAGACCGTCGGCGGGCTGCTGGCGCAGCGCCTCGGCCGGGTGCCGCTGCCGGGCGCCGAGGCCGAGATCGCCGGGCTGCGGCTGCACGCCGAGGGCGGCAAGGATCGGCGTGGCCGGATGCGGATCACCACCGTGGTGGTGCGCGCGAACGACGACCGGATCGCCGGGCGGCGCGTGCGCGTGCCGCGCGAGGAACGGGACGAGCAGGACGAACGGGATCGGAGCGTGGAGCATGCCTGA
- the ybeY gene encoding rRNA maturation RNase YbeY: MSIEIANESGVGVDETSIVSAARFALDKMEVSPLAELSVLLVTLDVMEDLHERWMDLPGPTDVMAFPMDELDSTRRPDAADASPALLGDIVLCPAFAKDQAHTAGHSLTEELHLLTVHGVLHLLGYDHAEPAEEKEMFGLQKRILAEFRAATAAVRRQDAQRSADDRLLGTAGLDRVAEPGEPG; the protein is encoded by the coding sequence GTGAGCATCGAGATCGCCAACGAGTCCGGGGTCGGCGTCGACGAGACCTCCATCGTCTCGGCGGCCCGGTTCGCGCTGGACAAGATGGAGGTCAGCCCGCTGGCCGAGCTGTCGGTGCTGCTGGTCACCCTCGACGTGATGGAGGACCTGCACGAGCGCTGGATGGACCTGCCTGGTCCGACCGACGTGATGGCCTTCCCGATGGACGAGCTGGACTCCACCCGCCGTCCCGACGCCGCGGACGCCTCACCCGCCCTGCTCGGCGACATCGTGCTCTGCCCCGCGTTCGCGAAGGACCAGGCGCACACCGCCGGGCACTCGCTGACCGAGGAGCTGCACCTGCTCACCGTGCACGGCGTGCTGCACCTGCTCGGCTACGACCACGCGGAACCGGCCGAGGAGAAGGAGATGTTCGGGCTGCAGAAGCGCATCCTGGCCGAGTTCCGCGCGGCCACCGCGGCGGTCCGCAGGCAGGACGCGCAGCGTTCCGCCGACGACCGGCTGCTCGGTACCGCGGGCCTGGACCGGGTGGCCGAACCCGGCGAGCCAGGCTGA
- a CDS encoding histidine triad nucleotide-binding protein, with amino-acid sequence MSDAETLFEKIIAREIPAEIVYETENTLAFRDIQPQARVHVLVVPKKRYRNLAEFAAADPAGLAEVVATAAKVAEIEGITDSGYRVVFNTERDAGQTVFHVHAHVLGGEQLGHFGTPG; translated from the coding sequence ATGAGTGACGCGGAGACGTTGTTCGAGAAGATCATCGCCAGGGAGATCCCGGCCGAGATCGTGTACGAGACCGAGAACACCCTCGCCTTCCGGGACATCCAGCCGCAGGCCAGGGTGCACGTGCTCGTGGTGCCGAAGAAGCGGTACCGCAACCTCGCCGAGTTCGCCGCCGCGGATCCCGCCGGGCTGGCCGAGGTGGTGGCCACCGCGGCGAAGGTGGCCGAGATCGAAGGCATCACCGACAGCGGCTACCGCGTTGTGTTCAACACCGAGCGTGACGCCGGGCAGACCGTCTTCCACGTGCACGCCCACGTCCTCGGCGGCGAACAGCTCGGCCACTTCGGCACCCCTGGCTAG